GGGCGGCTTGACGGGCCGACCGGGGGGCCGCTGGCTGGCATGCCCTCAGGGTAGGACGCCCGCGCGCGCCGCTCCATGGGCCGCGGGCTCCTTGACCGGGGCCTGCGCGGCTTCCCCGGGGTCCGTGCCGGCTGGCACGATGGCCGCATGCACCGCCGCGTCGAGGTCCACGGGTCCGCGCCCCTGCCGGAGGCCTGGGACCGGTACGAGCGGTACGACGCCTGGCCCGGGTGGGCGCCGCACATCCGCCGGGTGGAGGCGGACGGCCCCCGGATCCGTCCCGGCGCGCGTGGCACCGTGCACGGGTACGGGGGGCTGCGCCTGCCCTTCCGCATCGACGCCGTGGACGCGACGGCCCGCACGTGGTCCTGGACGGTGTGGGCGCTGGGCCGACCGCTGCGGCTGCGCCACGACCTGGTGGCCGCGGACGGCGGGACGCGGGCCGGCGTCGACCTCGAGGGCCCGGCCCTGCTGGTGGCGCCCTACGCGCCCTTCACCCGCTGGCCGCTGCACCGTCTGGTCCGACGGGCCGGGGGCTAGGCTGGACCCACGGACCATTCGAGGAGGACGGACCATGAGGATCAGCGTCGGCCAGTTCCGCCCCACCGGCGTGGCGGCGGAGAACGTGGCCACGATCGAGCGCATGGCGGAGCGGGCCAAGGACGACGGCGCCGAGCTCGTCCTCTTCCCCGAGGAGTCCATGTTCACCGTCCGGCACGTCCAGGGACCGCTCGCCGCGGCCGTCGACGCCGGCTGGTCCAGCTTCGTGCGCGACCTCACCCGGATCGCGGCGGACCTCGAGATCGCCGTCGTGGCGGGCGGCTACGAGCCCTCGGGCACCGACCGGCCGTACAACACCCTCGTGGCGATCGACGCGACGGGGCGGATCGTGGACACGTACCGCAAGATGCACCTCTACGACGCCTTCCGCTACCGGGAGTCCGAGCGGATCACCCCGGGGGAACGGGACCTGTCCATCGCCGAGCTGGGCGGGCTGCGCTTCGGCATGATGACCTGCTACGACCTGCGCTTCCCCGAGGTGTCCCGCGCCCTGGCCGTGGCGGGGGCGGACGTGCTGCTGGTGCCCGCCGCCTGGTTCAAGGGCGACCACAAGATCGAGCACTGGCAGACCCTGCTGAAGGCGCGCGCCGTGGAGAACACCGTGTGGGTGGTGGCCGCCGGGACCCGCAGCGACAACACGATCGGCCACTCGGCGATCGTGGACCCGCTGGCGATCCCCGTGGCCTACCTCGGCGAGGAGGGCGAGGCGATCGCGACGGCGGAGGTCACCCGGGAGCGGATCGACGAGGTCCGCGAGTTCCTCCCCGTGCTCGCCAACCGCCGCACCGACATCCTGGGCTGAGGACGGCGCGGGCCTCACAGCAACCTCCCAGCTGCTGCCCATTCCCTTCCCACACCGCATTCCTATGCTGGAGTCACCTCATCAAGGTGCGAGTGATGACAGAGGGCCCCGGGCCCGGCACGATGCGTTCCCCTCACGCAGCCGGACTACCCGGGGCCCTGCCATGCCCGGAGCCGCCCCCGTCTCCGCTGGGCTCCCCTCGGGCCGCTCCAGGACTGCCAGCCAGCTCACAGTCTGCGCCCGGCCTCCGCACAACCACGGCCCCTAGTCTGGTGGAACCTCATCAAGGTGCGAGTGATGAAGGTGCGAGTGATGACAGGGGCCCCGGGCCCGGCATGCGATTCCCCTCCGCAGCCGGTCGCCCGGGGCCCTGCTGGTGCCCCCGGTCGTTTGGATCGGCCCGGACCCCGGGGCCACGGCCTCCGGGGTCCGGGCCCGCACGTGAACCCCGCGCGTCCCCGGCATGTTCCCGGCCTGCTGCACCCGGCCCGCCGACTGCGTAGGGTGGGCAGGGTCCACCCCGGTGGACGCCATCCGCAGGCCACGAACCCCAGGAGGACACCATGCGCTTCAGGAACATCGTCGACCAGGCGAAGTCCTACCTCAACAGCCCCCAGGGCCGGCAGACCCTGGACGGCATCGCCCGGGCAGCCCGGCAGCGGGGGAGCCGGCCGCGCGGCACCACCCCCGGCACCACACCCGGCGGTACCACCGGCCGGGCCTCGGGCGTGGACCGCGCGCTGGGGATGGCCGAGCGCTTCCTGCGCAACCGCGGGGGCCGCGGCGGGCGGCCGGGCGGCGGCGTCCCGCCGCGCTACTGACCGCTCCCGGGCGAC
This genomic window from Citricoccus sp. SGAir0253 contains:
- a CDS encoding SRPBCC family protein; this translates as MHRRVEVHGSAPLPEAWDRYERYDAWPGWAPHIRRVEADGPRIRPGARGTVHGYGGLRLPFRIDAVDATARTWSWTVWALGRPLRLRHDLVAADGGTRAGVDLEGPALLVAPYAPFTRWPLHRLVRRAGG
- a CDS encoding carbon-nitrogen hydrolase family protein; amino-acid sequence: MRISVGQFRPTGVAAENVATIERMAERAKDDGAELVLFPEESMFTVRHVQGPLAAAVDAGWSSFVRDLTRIAADLEIAVVAGGYEPSGTDRPYNTLVAIDATGRIVDTYRKMHLYDAFRYRESERITPGERDLSIAELGGLRFGMMTCYDLRFPEVSRALAVAGADVLLVPAAWFKGDHKIEHWQTLLKARAVENTVWVVAAGTRSDNTIGHSAIVDPLAIPVAYLGEEGEAIATAEVTRERIDEVREFLPVLANRRTDILG